One stretch of Juglans microcarpa x Juglans regia isolate MS1-56 chromosome 3D, Jm3101_v1.0, whole genome shotgun sequence DNA includes these proteins:
- the LOC121256541 gene encoding pentatricopeptide repeat-containing protein At5g66520-like has translation MFPNKLSSLLFLPKSLSYSHSPLSSLPPRPSLFQTKQAHARIIVHGLASDAVLLGHLLSCLALAPSSSLEYSLSVYRILDYPSVFASNNVIRCFAKSDSPRGSVVLYSSMRQRNVALPNSHTFTFVLQACSKALAIHEGTQVHSHVVKLGFGLDVFITNALIHLYSACCRMECSKRVFEENIHHRDVVSWNSILAGLVRDGQIGVAETMFGKMPERDAISWSTMIMGYVQNGQLEEGLECFKDMRERGLKPNEAILVTVLSASAQMGLLEHGRLVHSIINSLNFRMTTSLGTALVDMYAKCGCIEQSKLLFNSMHQRDISSWNVMICGLASHGLGKEALAHFERFVNEGFRPVNVTFIGVLNACSRAGLVSEGRHYFKLMAENYDIEPEMEHYGCMVDLLGRVGFINEAVDLIEKMPAPPDPVLWATLLGACKTHGLVELGEMIGNKLIHLDPNHDGHYVQLAGIYAKSRKWEDVVRVRRLMFKQNTNKIAGWSLIEAEGRVHQFVAGDRDHERSSEIYKMLETIGTRISEAGYTPNISSVLHDIGEEEKENVIKEHSERLAIAYGMLVTEVGDCIRIVKNLRVCEDCHEVSKMISQVFEREIVVRDGSRFHHFKEGKCSCHDFW, from the coding sequence atgttcCCAAATAAACTCAGCTCCCTCCTTTTTCTTCCCAAATCACTTTCATACTCTCACTcacctctctcctctctcccacCCCGCCCTTCCCTCTTCCAAACCAAGCAAGCCCACGCTCGCATCATCGTCCACGGCCTTGCCTCCGATGCCGTCCTCCTGGGTCACCTTCTTTCCTGTCTTGCTCTTGCCCCATCGTCCTCATTGGAGTATTCCCTCTCCGTTTATCGGATACTCGATTACCCAAGCGTTTTCGCCTCTAACAACGTGATCCGGTGCTTCGCCAAGAGCGACTCGCCTCGTGGATCGGTTGTGCTATACTCGTCTATGCGGCAAAGAAATGTAGCACTACCCAATTCCCATACTTTTACGTTTGTTTTGCAAGCTTGTAGCAAGGCTTTGGCTATACATGAAGGGACTCAAGTTCACAGCCATGTGGTGAAACTGGGTTTTGGTTTGGATGTTTTTATTACGAATGCGTTGATTCACTTGTATTCTGCTTGCTGTCGAATGGAATGTTCGAAACGGGTATTCGAGGAGAATATCCATCATCGAGATGTAGTCTCTTGGAATTCAATACTGGCCGGGTTGGTGAGAGATGGGCAGATTGGTGTTGCAGAGACAATGTTTGGAAAAATGCCGGAGAGAGATGCTATCTCTTGGAGTACGATGATTATGGGTTATGTGCAGAACGGACAGTTGGAAGAAGGGTTGGAGTGCTTTAAAGATATGAGAGAGAGGGGGTTGAAGCCGAATGAGGCCATATTGGTCACGGTGCTTTCGGCATCAGCCCAGATGGGTCTGCTGGAACATGGTAGATTAGTTCATTCCATCATAAATTCGTTGAATTTTCGGATGACAACTTCGCTTGGTACAGCGCTAGTTGACATGTATGCAAAATGCGGATGCATTGAACAGTCTAAACTCTTGTTCAACAGTATGCACCAGCGAGATATTTCATCATGGAATGTCATGATTTGTGGGCTGGCCTCACATGGACTTGGAAAGGAAGCTCTTGCACATTTTGAAAGGTTCGTGAATGAGGGCTTCCGTCCTGTGAATGTGACTTTCATTGGGGTCTTGAATGCCTGCAGTAGAGCAGGTTTGGTCAGTGAGGGCAGACATTATTTTAAGTTAATGGCAGAAAATTATGACATTGAGCCGGAGATGGAGCACTATGGGTGCATGGTTGATCTCTTAGGCCGTGTTGGCTTTATCAATGAAGCTGTTGACTTGATTGAGAAGATGCCAGCTCCGCCAGATCCAGTATTATGGGCAACATTGCTTGGTGCTTGTAAGACTCATGGATTAGTGGAACTGGGTGAAATGATTGGAAATAAGTTGATACACTTGGACCCAAACCATGATGGGCATTATGTACAATTAGCCGGTATATATGCCAAATCAAGGAAATGGGAAGACGTGGTTCGAGTTCGGAGACTGATGTTTAAGCAGAACACTAATAAAATTGCAGGTTGGAGCTTGATAGAAGCAGAGGGGAGAGTTCATCAATTTGTTGCAGGGGATAGAGATCACGAGCGTTCTTCAGAGATTTACAAAATGCTTGAAACGATTGGGACACGAATATCAGAAGCTGGTTACACACCAAACATTTCATCCGTATTGCATGAcataggagaagaagaaaaagagaacgtAATTAAAGAGCATAGCGAGAGGCTGGCAATTGCTTATGGTATGTTAGTAACAGAGGTTGGGGATTGCATCCGAATTGTGAAGAATTTGAGGGTTTGTGAGGATTGTCATGAGGTGAGCAAGATGATCTCCCAggtgtttgagagagagattgttgTGAGAGATGGGAgcagatttcatcattttaagGAGGGAAAATGTTCTTGCCATGatttttggtaa
- the LOC121255879 gene encoding uncharacterized protein LOC121255879 isoform X3, producing MQNKSKACKNRCGPSGSDALPEGIVVKTSNLEMRPLWGSTPENNNAKPSINLLAIAVGIKQKDLVNEIVKKFPSSNFIVMLFHYDGVVDEWKDLEWSDRAMHVSAKNQTKWWFAKRFLHPDIVAEYDYLFLWDEDLGVENFDPKRYLSIVQEEGLEISQPALDPVKSELHHPITVRRHKSRVHRRYYKFRGSGRCDAQSTNPPCVGWVEMMAPVFSRAAWRCAWYMIQNDLIHAWGLDKELGYCAQGDRTKNVGVVDSEYIVHLGLPTLGGSNGYKLGNDSVAAPPMENLSSETRVSSDSHTIDPRSLVRWQSYVEMKIFKERWSNATKEDKCWVDPYGKPVNQIRN from the exons ATGCAGAATAAATCTAAGGCGTGCAAG AATCGTTGTGGGCCTTCAGGGAGTGATGCATTACCTGAAGGAATTGTTGTCAAAACATCTAACTTGGAGATGCGACCATTATGGGGTTCTACTCCAGAAAAC AACAATGCAAAGCCTTCTATTAACTTGTTAGCCATTGCCGTTGGAATCAAGCAAAAAGACTTGGTGAATGAAATTGTGAAAAAG TTTCCCTCGAGTAATTTCATTGTGATGCTTTTTCATTATGATGGTGTTGTGGATGAATGGAAAGATTTAGAATGGAGTGATCGTGCCATGCATGTGTCTGCAAAGAATCAGACAAAGTG GTGGTTTGCCAAGCGTTTCTTGCATCCAGATATAGTTGCTGAATATGATTATCTATTTCTTTGGGATGAGGACCTTGGGGTTGAGAATTTTGACCCAAAACG ATATTTATCTATTGTTCAAGAGGAGGGTCTTGAGATATCGCAGCCAGCACTTGATCCTGTAAAGTCAGAGTTGCATCATCCAATTACTGTACGTAGACATAAATCAAGGGTGCACAG GAGGTATTATAAGTTTAGAGGCAGTGGAAGATGTGATGCCCAGAGCACCAATCCTCCTTGCGTAGG TTGGGTGGAAATGATGGCACCTGTGTTCTCAAGGGCAGCTTGGCGGTGTGCATGGTATATGATACAG AATGACTTGATCCATGCATGGGGCCTCGATAAGGAGCTCGGCTATTGTGCCCAG GGTGATCGAACGAAAAATGTTGGTGTTGTTGATTCCGAATACATAGTTCATTTGGGTCTTCCCACACTTGGTGGCTCGAATGGTTACAAG TTGGGCAATGATTCCGTGGCTGCTCCTCCAATGGAGAACTTGAGCTCAGAAACACGG GTATCATCTGACTCCCACACCATTGATCCTAGATCTCTT GTGAGGTGGCAGTCTTAcgttgaaatgaaaatatttaaggaaagGTGGAGTAATGCAACAAAGGAGGACAAATGTTGGGTTGATCCATATGGAAAACCGGTGAACCAAATCAGGAATTGA
- the LOC121255879 gene encoding uncharacterized protein LOC121255879 isoform X2: protein MRLGNLVQLSLSTSPLIRLPFVIISKPLSLSLILSAHALGFSGKQNTKKEMKPFNSRLTRWGVIPAMQNKSKACKNRCGPSGSDALPEGIVVKTSNLEMRPLWGSTPENNNAKPSINLLAIAVGIKQKDLVNEIVKKFPSSNFIVMLFHYDGVVDEWKDLEWSDRAMHVSAKNQTKWWFAKRFLHPDIVAEYDYLFLWDEDLGVENFDPKRYLSIVQEEGLEISQPALDPVKSELHHPITVRRHKSRVHRRYYKFRGSGRCDAQSTNPPCVGWVEMMAPVFSRAAWRCAWYMIQNDLIHAWGLDKELGYCAQGDRTKNVGVVDSEYIVHLGLPTLGGSNGYKLGNDSVAAPPMENLSSETRVSSDSHTIDPRSLVRWQSYVEMKIFKERWSNATKEDKCWVDPYGKPVNQIRN, encoded by the exons ATGCGTTTAGGAAACTTGGTTCAACTCTCTCTTTCAACTTCCCCTTTGATACG aCTTCCTTTTGTAATCATCTCAAAacctctttccctctctcttatACTTTCTGCGCATGCTTTGGGTTTCTCTGGAAAGCAAAACACCAAAAAGGAAATGAAGCCTTTCAATTcc AGATTAACCAGATGGGGAGTGATTCCTGCTATGCAGAATAAATCTAAGGCGTGCAAG AATCGTTGTGGGCCTTCAGGGAGTGATGCATTACCTGAAGGAATTGTTGTCAAAACATCTAACTTGGAGATGCGACCATTATGGGGTTCTACTCCAGAAAAC AACAATGCAAAGCCTTCTATTAACTTGTTAGCCATTGCCGTTGGAATCAAGCAAAAAGACTTGGTGAATGAAATTGTGAAAAAG TTTCCCTCGAGTAATTTCATTGTGATGCTTTTTCATTATGATGGTGTTGTGGATGAATGGAAAGATTTAGAATGGAGTGATCGTGCCATGCATGTGTCTGCAAAGAATCAGACAAAGTG GTGGTTTGCCAAGCGTTTCTTGCATCCAGATATAGTTGCTGAATATGATTATCTATTTCTTTGGGATGAGGACCTTGGGGTTGAGAATTTTGACCCAAAACG ATATTTATCTATTGTTCAAGAGGAGGGTCTTGAGATATCGCAGCCAGCACTTGATCCTGTAAAGTCAGAGTTGCATCATCCAATTACTGTACGTAGACATAAATCAAGGGTGCACAG GAGGTATTATAAGTTTAGAGGCAGTGGAAGATGTGATGCCCAGAGCACCAATCCTCCTTGCGTAGG TTGGGTGGAAATGATGGCACCTGTGTTCTCAAGGGCAGCTTGGCGGTGTGCATGGTATATGATACAG AATGACTTGATCCATGCATGGGGCCTCGATAAGGAGCTCGGCTATTGTGCCCAG GGTGATCGAACGAAAAATGTTGGTGTTGTTGATTCCGAATACATAGTTCATTTGGGTCTTCCCACACTTGGTGGCTCGAATGGTTACAAG TTGGGCAATGATTCCGTGGCTGCTCCTCCAATGGAGAACTTGAGCTCAGAAACACGG GTATCATCTGACTCCCACACCATTGATCCTAGATCTCTT GTGAGGTGGCAGTCTTAcgttgaaatgaaaatatttaaggaaagGTGGAGTAATGCAACAAAGGAGGACAAATGTTGGGTTGATCCATATGGAAAACCGGTGAACCAAATCAGGAATTGA
- the LOC121255879 gene encoding uncharacterized protein LOC121255879 isoform X1: protein MRLGNLVQLSLSTSPLIRLPFVIISKPLSLSLILSAHALGFSGKQNTKKEMKPFNSASVLSDLKNRSCLCSFLITASLICGAYFVGNALVAKEYKERLTRWGVIPAMQNKSKACKNRCGPSGSDALPEGIVVKTSNLEMRPLWGSTPENNNAKPSINLLAIAVGIKQKDLVNEIVKKFPSSNFIVMLFHYDGVVDEWKDLEWSDRAMHVSAKNQTKWWFAKRFLHPDIVAEYDYLFLWDEDLGVENFDPKRYLSIVQEEGLEISQPALDPVKSELHHPITVRRHKSRVHRRYYKFRGSGRCDAQSTNPPCVGWVEMMAPVFSRAAWRCAWYMIQNDLIHAWGLDKELGYCAQGDRTKNVGVVDSEYIVHLGLPTLGGSNGYKLGNDSVAAPPMENLSSETRVSSDSHTIDPRSLVRWQSYVEMKIFKERWSNATKEDKCWVDPYGKPVNQIRN, encoded by the exons ATGCGTTTAGGAAACTTGGTTCAACTCTCTCTTTCAACTTCCCCTTTGATACG aCTTCCTTTTGTAATCATCTCAAAacctctttccctctctcttatACTTTCTGCGCATGCTTTGGGTTTCTCTGGAAAGCAAAACACCAAAAAGGAAATGAAGCCTTTCAATTcc GCTTCTGTACTGTCAGATCTAAAGAATAGGTCGTGCCTCTGCAGTTTCTTAATTACAGCATCTTTGATTTGTGGTGCTTACTTCGTTGGTAATGCCCTTGTTGCAAAGGAATACAAAGAA AGATTAACCAGATGGGGAGTGATTCCTGCTATGCAGAATAAATCTAAGGCGTGCAAG AATCGTTGTGGGCCTTCAGGGAGTGATGCATTACCTGAAGGAATTGTTGTCAAAACATCTAACTTGGAGATGCGACCATTATGGGGTTCTACTCCAGAAAAC AACAATGCAAAGCCTTCTATTAACTTGTTAGCCATTGCCGTTGGAATCAAGCAAAAAGACTTGGTGAATGAAATTGTGAAAAAG TTTCCCTCGAGTAATTTCATTGTGATGCTTTTTCATTATGATGGTGTTGTGGATGAATGGAAAGATTTAGAATGGAGTGATCGTGCCATGCATGTGTCTGCAAAGAATCAGACAAAGTG GTGGTTTGCCAAGCGTTTCTTGCATCCAGATATAGTTGCTGAATATGATTATCTATTTCTTTGGGATGAGGACCTTGGGGTTGAGAATTTTGACCCAAAACG ATATTTATCTATTGTTCAAGAGGAGGGTCTTGAGATATCGCAGCCAGCACTTGATCCTGTAAAGTCAGAGTTGCATCATCCAATTACTGTACGTAGACATAAATCAAGGGTGCACAG GAGGTATTATAAGTTTAGAGGCAGTGGAAGATGTGATGCCCAGAGCACCAATCCTCCTTGCGTAGG TTGGGTGGAAATGATGGCACCTGTGTTCTCAAGGGCAGCTTGGCGGTGTGCATGGTATATGATACAG AATGACTTGATCCATGCATGGGGCCTCGATAAGGAGCTCGGCTATTGTGCCCAG GGTGATCGAACGAAAAATGTTGGTGTTGTTGATTCCGAATACATAGTTCATTTGGGTCTTCCCACACTTGGTGGCTCGAATGGTTACAAG TTGGGCAATGATTCCGTGGCTGCTCCTCCAATGGAGAACTTGAGCTCAGAAACACGG GTATCATCTGACTCCCACACCATTGATCCTAGATCTCTT GTGAGGTGGCAGTCTTAcgttgaaatgaaaatatttaaggaaagGTGGAGTAATGCAACAAAGGAGGACAAATGTTGGGTTGATCCATATGGAAAACCGGTGAACCAAATCAGGAATTGA